Proteins from a single region of Juglans microcarpa x Juglans regia isolate MS1-56 chromosome 5S, Jm3101_v1.0, whole genome shotgun sequence:
- the LOC121266876 gene encoding uncharacterized protein LOC121266876, translating to MGFPKEDLDLVLVPSGLLIMFTYHIFLLYRYLHRPHTTFMGYENNDKRAWVESIMEQREKHNMISTALTVTSSNTNAAIYLATISLTLCSLIGAWIANSSNNLFQSEIIYGDTRQSTISIKYISLLTCFLLAFSCFVQSARHLVHASYLISNPSNKVPVSSVEIAVIRGGELWSLGLRALYFALNLLLWFFGPIPMFMSSIVMVTILHHLDANSKELNQYGSAGSLTVNKSTSQQHV from the exons atGGGTTTTCCAAAGGAGGACCTTGATTTGGTGTTGGTCCCCAGCGGGTTGCTGATCATGTTTACTTACCACATCTTCCTCCTTTACCGATACCTTCACAGGCCTCACACCACATTCATGGGATATGAGAACAATGACAAGAGAGCTTGGGTCGAAAGTATAATGGAG CAAAGGGAAAAGCATAATATGATCAGCACAGCTCTCACCGTGACCAGCTCCAATACAAATGCAGCGATTTACTTGGCAACTATCTCTTTGACTCTCTGCTCTCTGATTGGGGCCTGGATTGCAAACTCTTCCAACAACCTCTTTCAAAGCGAAATTATCTACGGAGACACGAGGCAATCCACCATTTCCATCAAATACATAAGCCTCCTAACCTGCTTCCTCCTTGCGTTTTCATGCTTTGTTCAGTCGGCGAGGCACCTTGTCCATGCTAGCTATCTGATAAGCAACCCGAGCAATAAAGTTCCTGTGAGTAGTGTGGAGATTGCTGTCATAAGGGGGGGTGAACTTTGGTCACTTGGACTTAGAGCTCTATATTTTGCTCTCAATTTGCTGCTGTGGTTTTTTGGTCCAATACCCATGTTCATGTCCTCAATTGTTATGGTAACAATCCTCCATCACCTCGATGCCAATTCAAAAGAATTGAATCAGTATGGCTCTGCAGGTAGCCTGACTGTTAACAAGAGTACTTCTCAACAGCATGTCTAA